DNA sequence from the Acidobacteriota bacterium genome:
CCGGGCTCCTCCGGATCCGGTGGTTGATGCGCGGCTCTCTAGATGGGGGTGCGATCTTGGGGACTCCTGTGCGTTGACTGGTCGGTTCCGCTTCGGGCGGTCGAGATTCGCCCGCGACGAGTGAGACGAAGCGCTACCTTAGCCGCTCTCAGCCCGCCTGTGGGCGTGGATCCAGTGGATTGAACAGACGCGCTGGTGCCAGCGCCAACGCCCTCGTCGGGAGGGCCTCACTGACCGCGCCTTGTGTCAACCAACGGCGGCCCTGCGCGCCGGTTCGGCCTTGGCTCGACGTGCGTCCTTCCTGGACTTGCGGTCGGCCGCGCCGTCGCCTTCCTCGACATCGCCGTTCTTCGAGAGGCTCGCCTTGAGCGCCTCCATCAGGTCGATGATCTGCGCCTGGGGCGCCTCCGTCTCATCCTCTGCGACTTCGCGCCCGTCGATCTTGTTCTGGATGGCCTCCCACAGCCGCTTGCGCACTTCGTCGGTGTACTGGTAGGGCTGGAACTCGTCGTTGGCGATCTGCTCGATCAACTGCACCGCGAGTTCGAGCTCTCCCGGCTTGAGTTCCGTCTCGTCGCCCAGCGGGACCTCGTCGAAGGACTTCAGTTCGTCCTCGTACTTCAGCTGTTGCATCAGCAGTCCCGAAGCAAACGGGCGGAGCATCACGAGGTACTGCTTGCCGCGCGCGGCGTGCTTGGCCAGCGCCGAGCGCCCCGTCGTCCGCATCGCCTCGCTGAGCAGGCGATAGGCGCGCTCGCCGCCCTTCTCGGGACCCAGGTAGTACGACTTCTCGAAGTAGATCGGCTCGACTTCAGCCAGCGGCACGAACTCCGTGATCTCGATCGCCGGCGAGGCCTTCTCCTGGAGTTCCTTGATCTCCTCGTTGCTGAAGGTGACGTACTGCCCCTTGCCGAACTCGTAACCCTTGATCGTCTCCTTCCGCTCCACGAGGGCACCGGTACGAGGGTTGACCAACTGCTGCTTGACCCGCGTGTTGTCCGTCGGGTCCAGCATGTTGAAGCGGACGCCGCCTGAGGTCTCGGACGTCGAGTACAGCCTGACGGGAATGGAAACCAGGCCAAACGAGACGGTGCCGGTGCCGACGGAACGAGCAGGCATAGGCCGCAAATCATAGCACCGAAACCGGTTCGGCGGTTTCTCCGCAAGCTCTGTTGACGCCGAGGGCCGGGAGTTTCCATCCGCGTGCCGGGCTGCTTCTGGGAGAATGCGCACCTGATGCCGCGCGGCAATCTCGAGGCCTACCGCCGCAAGCGAACCAGCGAAGCGACGCCCGAACCCTTCGGTCCCGCGAGGGGAACCGGCGCGGGCCGCTTCGTGGTCCAGAAGCACGCCGCACGGAGGGTCCACTTCGACCTGCGCCTGGAACTCGAGGGGACGCTCAAGAGCTGGGCCGTGCCCCGCGGCCCAAGCCTGGACCCGGAGATCAAGCGTCTGGCGGTCGCCACCGAGGACCACCCACTGGAGTACGCCGACTTCGAAGGATCGATCCCCGCCGGCAACTACGGCGCCGGCGCGATGATCGTCTGGGACACCGGCCGCTGGAAACCGCTCGAGGACCCGGTCGCCGGTATGGAGAGCGGCAAGCTGCTGTTCGAACTCCACGGTTACAAGCTGCGGGGCGTCTGGACCCTGTTTCGTACCGGCGGCAAGGGCAATCAGAACGACGGCAATCAGTGGCTGCTGATGAAGAAGCCGGACGCCGCCGCCCGCGCGGACAGCGGCGACGGCGGTGATGACCTGCCGCCGGAGTCCGTGCTCTCGGGCCTGACCGTCGAGGAGCTGCGAGACGGTTGCGACCGGATCGAGGACGTACGCGCCGAGATCGCCGAATCGGCCGCGCGCCGTTGCCGGGTCGATCCCCGCACCCTGGCGCTGATGCTGGCGGTCACCGGTGATCGGCCCTTCTCACGCCACGGCTGGATCTACGAACTGAAGTACGACGGCTACCGGCTGGTGGCGGCCAAGGAGGGCGGCAGCGTCTTCCTGCGCTACCGGAAAGGCGGCGACGTGACCGCGCTCTACCCCGAGCTGACCCGCGCCCTGCACGCGCTGCCGGTGCAGTCCCTGATCCTGGACGGCGAGGTCACCGTCCTCGACGCCGGCGGGAGGCCAAGCTTCGCCAGACTGCAGACGCGGGCATTGCTCAGCCGGCCGGTCGACATCGAAGAGGCCGCGGTTCGCCGGCCCGCGACCCTGTTCGCCTTCGATCTCGTCGCCTTCGAAGGGCACGACCTGAGGTCGCTGCCGCTCCTGGAGCGCAAGACCCTCCTCGCGAAGGTCCTGCCGCCGGCCGGACCGCTCCGCTACTCCGACCACATCGAGGACCAGGGCGAAGCGTTCTTCGAGCAGGTGGTCGCCATGGGTCTCGAGGGCGCCATGGCCAAGGACGCCGCCTCCCGCTACGTCGGCCGCCGCTCGTCGTCCTGGGTCAAGCTGAGAACCGAGCGAACCGCCGACTTCGTGATCGTCGGCATGTCGCCACCCAAGGGCAGCCGGGTCGGCCTCGGCTCGCTCCACCTGGCGGTCTGGGATGCGGAGGCCGGCGAGCTGGTCTACTCCGGGCGCGTGGGCACGGGGTTCAGCGACGCGATCCTGACGGAACTCGCGGAGCGTCTGTCGGCGATCCGGCGCGAGGCTCCTCCGTGTCGAGCGCCGGCCGGCGAGGACGAAGCGGCAGGGGGCGAGCTGACCGACGACCACCTCATGGACGGGCGCATCGAGGACCAGACCTGGGTCGAGCCGAACGACGAACTGATCTGCGAGGTCCGGTACAAGGAATGGACGCCCCACGGCTTGCTCCGGCATCCCGTCTTCCTGCGCCTGCGCGACGACAAGCCGATCGAGGACTGCGTGCGACGTGCCGGACCGCGCGGCGCCGGCGACACGCCGCCGGCGCCGCCGAAGCGGCGGGTCGAGATCACGAACGAATCCAAGGTCTTCTGGCCGGACGAGGGCTACACGAAGGGCGACCTGATCGACTTCTACGCCGCGATCGCCGACTCGATGCAGCCCTACCTCAGCGACCGCCCGCTGGTGATGACCCGCTACCCAGACGGGATCGAGGGGAAGTCCTTCTTCCAGAAGAACGCGCCCGACTTCGCCCCGGACTGGCTGCACACGGTCCGGTTGACCAGCCCGCGGACGGAGAGGGAGGTCGAGTACTTCGTCTGCCAGAACAGGGAGAGCCTGATCTACGTGGCCAACCTGGCGGCGATCGTCCTCCATGTCTGGTCCAGCCGACTGCACGAGCTGGGTCAACCGGACTGGTGCATCCTCGACCTCGACCCGAAGGACGCGCCGTTCGAGGACGTGATCGAGATCGCCCTCGCCATCCGCCGCCTGTGCAGGCAGATCAAGCTTCCCAGCTTCGTCAAGACCAGCGGCTCGAGCGGCCTCCACGTCCTCCTGCCCCTCGGCGGAGCTTGCACCTACGAGCAGTCCCGGAGCCTCGGCCAGTTGATTGCCCAGATCATCTGCCGGCAACTGCCGGAGATCGCGACCGTCACCCGCAACCCCGAACGCCGCGGAGGCAAGGTCTACCTCGACTTCGTCCAGAACGGCCACGGCCGGCTACTCGTCGCCCCGTTCAGCGTCCGCCCCCTTCCCGCCGCTCCCGTGTCGACACCGCTCCGCTGGTCCGAGGTCAAACCGGGGCTCGACCTGCGCGATCACAACATCCGGACCGTGCCGGAACGCCTCAAGAAGCTGAAGACCGACCCGCTGCGCGGCGTCCTGAAGGAGCAGCCCGACCTGCTGGCGGCGCTGAGTCGACTGAGCGAACTGGTGTAGGAGCCCGTACGCGGTCGCAGAGCGCTTTCGGACATCAAAACTGCAGCCGCACCCCGGCCCGGACGCGCCGGCTGTCCTGGAAGACCGCCGGCAGCGTCTGGCGAAGGTCGGGCCTCGCTCCCTGAACGGCGGCCGCCGCGAGCAGGTCGGACTTGCCGGGACCGATCAGGATCGGATCGAGGAACGCGAGCGGCCAGAGCTGGTTCGCGGCGTCCTGGTCGAAGACATTCAGCGCCTCGGCGAAGAAGGCGAGTCTCCGATGCTCGGAGCGCAGTGGGATGCGGTAGGTCAGAGCGAGGTCCGCACGCTTCAGATCCGCACTCTTCACCGGCATCTCCGGGGCCGGTGGCAACGGCGCGAGTCCTGCGCTGACAATGCGTTTCGTCTCGTCGACCCGCACGGCCAGAGTCCGGGGAACGTAAGCGGCACCGGTGCGGAAGCGGTAGACGAGGGCCATCATCCAGCGAGCGCCCGGCGTCAGCACCAGCCAGCCCGAGAACTGGTGCTCCCGGTCGGGGCTCAGGCGTCGAGCTTCCTCGGTGACGTCGAACACGTCACACGGCACGGGCGAGGAGCAGAGGTCGAGCGCCGCGACCGCCGGGTGGGCGGCCCCTGGACCCGCTGCCTCCAGTCCGAGGCCGCCGGCCTCGTGATTGCCGGTCAGCCGGCTCAGGAGGTAGCTAAAGTGGATTCGCCAGGACGGCCTACCGACGTTCGCGTTGAGTTCGGCGCCCCACCAGTCCTGTCGCAACCGGGGCAGACCTGCACTCGCGTCTCCCCAGGGATCGACCCCGGCGCCCCGCCCCGGCGTCAGCAGCGTCGGGACGACCGTGCCACCTTCCATCACGGGCACCAGCCGTACTCCGTCGCGCAGCTGGCGACGGGCGAGTCGTGCGGAGATCGTGACGTCCGGCAGGAACTG
Encoded proteins:
- the ligD gene encoding DNA ligase D is translated as MPRGNLEAYRRKRTSEATPEPFGPARGTGAGRFVVQKHAARRVHFDLRLELEGTLKSWAVPRGPSLDPEIKRLAVATEDHPLEYADFEGSIPAGNYGAGAMIVWDTGRWKPLEDPVAGMESGKLLFELHGYKLRGVWTLFRTGGKGNQNDGNQWLLMKKPDAAARADSGDGGDDLPPESVLSGLTVEELRDGCDRIEDVRAEIAESAARRCRVDPRTLALMLAVTGDRPFSRHGWIYELKYDGYRLVAAKEGGSVFLRYRKGGDVTALYPELTRALHALPVQSLILDGEVTVLDAGGRPSFARLQTRALLSRPVDIEEAAVRRPATLFAFDLVAFEGHDLRSLPLLERKTLLAKVLPPAGPLRYSDHIEDQGEAFFEQVVAMGLEGAMAKDAASRYVGRRSSSWVKLRTERTADFVIVGMSPPKGSRVGLGSLHLAVWDAEAGELVYSGRVGTGFSDAILTELAERLSAIRREAPPCRAPAGEDEAAGGELTDDHLMDGRIEDQTWVEPNDELICEVRYKEWTPHGLLRHPVFLRLRDDKPIEDCVRRAGPRGAGDTPPAPPKRRVEITNESKVFWPDEGYTKGDLIDFYAAIADSMQPYLSDRPLVMTRYPDGIEGKSFFQKNAPDFAPDWLHTVRLTSPRTEREVEYFVCQNRESLIYVANLAAIVLHVWSSRLHELGQPDWCILDLDPKDAPFEDVIEIALAIRRLCRQIKLPSFVKTSGSSGLHVLLPLGGACTYEQSRSLGQLIAQIICRQLPEIATVTRNPERRGGKVYLDFVQNGHGRLLVAPFSVRPLPAAPVSTPLRWSEVKPGLDLRDHNIRTVPERLKKLKTDPLRGVLKEQPDLLAALSRLSELV
- a CDS encoding Ku protein, with the translated sequence MPARSVGTGTVSFGLVSIPVRLYSTSETSGGVRFNMLDPTDNTRVKQQLVNPRTGALVERKETIKGYEFGKGQYVTFSNEEIKELQEKASPAIEITEFVPLAEVEPIYFEKSYYLGPEKGGERAYRLLSEAMRTTGRSALAKHAARGKQYLVMLRPFASGLLMQQLKYEDELKSFDEVPLGDETELKPGELELAVQLIEQIANDEFQPYQYTDEVRKRLWEAIQNKIDGREVAEDETEAPQAQIIDLMEALKASLSKNGDVEEGDGAADRKSRKDARRAKAEPARRAAVG